In Bacteroidota bacterium, the following proteins share a genomic window:
- a CDS encoding D-sedoheptulose 7-phosphate isomerase has protein sequence MAHLPLTLVYRQSFIQDSLKASAETKLKIAEQCNADISKAIDIIIAAFNNKKKILLCGNGGSAADAQHLATEFVVRLSPSIKRSGLPAIALTTDSSTLTAGSNDFGYDKVFARSVEALGTEGDVLIGISTSGNSASVNEAFKKAREKKMATIAFLGKDGGASKELVDLAIIVPSNDTQRIQEGHITIGHIIFQEVEQEMFG, from the coding sequence ATGGCTCACCTTCCGCTGACGCTCGTCTATCGACAGAGCTTCATTCAGGATTCACTCAAAGCAAGCGCTGAAACGAAGTTGAAGATCGCCGAGCAGTGCAACGCCGATATCTCAAAAGCGATCGATATCATCATTGCCGCTTTCAACAATAAAAAGAAGATCCTGCTTTGCGGCAACGGCGGCAGCGCGGCGGATGCCCAGCATCTCGCGACCGAATTTGTGGTCCGCCTCTCCCCCTCAATCAAACGCTCCGGACTCCCCGCCATTGCCCTGACCACCGATTCGTCGACCTTGACCGCGGGCTCAAACGATTTCGGCTATGACAAGGTCTTTGCGCGATCGGTAGAAGCGCTCGGCACCGAAGGGGACGTCCTCATCGGCATCAGCACAAGCGGCAATTCGGCGAGCGTGAATGAGGCATTCAAGAAAGCCCGGGAGAAAAAAATGGCGACGATCGCCTTCCTCGGCAAGGACGGCGGTGCGTCGAAGGAGCTGGTTGATCTCGCGATCATCGTCCCTTCAAACGACACTCAAAGAATCCAGGAAGGACATATAACGATCGGGCATATTATATTTCAGGAGGTCGAGCAAGAGATGTTCGGGTGA
- a CDS encoding thioredoxin fold domain-containing protein has translation MKKTTSMIFMALAFLASSGTAGELIHFRDTTTSWDNVLIIAAQQNKLVFVDAYTDWCVWCKVMDKETFSDSAVAKFMDEKFVPVKYEMETGFGLVMSEKYRVNGFPSFLIFTTDGKLVYRILGYLKPKEFLEALNAALDPSKQEHLTGVSASLEPGFPQFYKDSFLKGSLRKRPDSATVNSFLASSPELASEVAWSVLFRFSSQVNDNYRGFVYDNFEMLKRMYGANDVQSTVGTFLSSDLNRAIKADDEPALRRIMAAAEKYSIGPIAQINLNYQLRFYSGTNRWTRYADLIDSAKRSGNALDENAMNSYSWTVYLKCDNKDVVARAAKWMGAAVETRPEYMLLDTYAALLYKNGELKKAKEYAERAIANGKQGKEDVQETEELLKKINASLEAKP, from the coding sequence ATGAAAAAAACGACATCAATGATATTCATGGCGCTGGCGTTCCTTGCATCCAGCGGAACCGCCGGAGAGTTGATCCATTTCAGAGACACGACCACCTCGTGGGATAACGTTTTGATCATCGCCGCGCAGCAGAATAAGCTCGTCTTCGTGGACGCATATACCGATTGGTGCGTCTGGTGCAAGGTGATGGACAAAGAGACATTTTCCGACAGTGCGGTCGCGAAATTCATGGATGAAAAATTCGTTCCGGTGAAATACGAGATGGAAACCGGCTTCGGGCTGGTGATGTCCGAGAAATACCGCGTCAACGGATTTCCTTCGTTTCTCATTTTCACCACGGACGGCAAGCTCGTCTATCGGATCCTCGGATATCTGAAGCCGAAAGAGTTCCTGGAAGCCCTCAACGCGGCACTCGATCCCTCAAAACAAGAACATCTGACCGGTGTCTCGGCCTCCCTCGAACCAGGGTTCCCCCAATTCTATAAAGATTCGTTTCTGAAAGGGAGCCTCAGGAAGCGTCCCGACAGCGCGACCGTGAACTCGTTTTTGGCTTCTTCCCCCGAGCTTGCAAGCGAAGTCGCCTGGTCTGTTCTTTTTCGGTTCAGCTCGCAAGTGAACGATAACTACCGGGGGTTCGTTTACGACAATTTTGAGATGTTGAAAAGGATGTACGGAGCCAACGATGTTCAGTCGACGGTCGGCACGTTCCTTTCTTCGGACCTGAACCGTGCCATCAAGGCGGACGACGAGCCGGCTTTGCGGAGAATCATGGCGGCTGCGGAGAAATATTCTATCGGGCCGATCGCCCAGATCAACTTAAATTACCAGCTCCGTTTTTACAGCGGGACAAATCGCTGGACAAGATACGCCGACCTCATCGACAGCGCAAAACGCTCAGGCAATGCGCTCGATGAAAATGCGATGAACAGCTACAGCTGGACGGTCTACCTGAAGTGCGACAACAAGGACGTTGTTGCCCGCGCCGCAAAGTGGATGGGAGCGGCGGTCGAAACTCGGCCGGAATATATGCTCCTCGACACCTACGCTGCCCTCCTCTATAAGAACGGAGAGCTGAAGAAAGCGAAAGAATATGCTGAGCGGGCCATCGCGAACGGCAAACAAGGCAAAGAAGATGTTCAGGAAACCGAAGAGCTTCTGAAGAAGATCAATGCATCACTCGAAGCAAAACCGTAA
- a CDS encoding nodulation protein NfeD, translating to MKKLALCLLLVIFQTAFAGNGTVLFLAVDGSINPASSDYIHEGIKRAEEHNASCVVLELNTPGGLLKSTRLIVTDFLTSSVPVVVYVSPSGSQSASAGVFITLAAHIAVMAPGTNIGAAHPVSMQGGMDSTMSEKVTNDAAAFIRTISEKRHRNILWAEEAVRKSLSITETEALKKNIIDFIARSRGALMDSLDGKAIAMNDRTVVLATKGAAIEFWEMGWQYKILDAISDPNVAYIFMMIGIYGLLFELYNPGAVFPGVAGAISLLLSFYTMHTLPINYSGAALIVLGIILFLLELKIHSYGLLTVGGSLSLFLGSIMLINTDVWFEFQDISLGVILPTVLLTAAFFVFAIGAGLRAQRRKPVTGAEGIVGERGVALTKLNPEGQVKVHGEIWNAESIDGPLSKDAPVVVSEIHGLSIKVKKDTLKK from the coding sequence ATGAAAAAACTCGCCCTATGTCTCCTCCTCGTAATTTTTCAAACAGCATTTGCCGGGAACGGCACCGTTCTTTTCCTTGCGGTTGACGGCTCCATCAACCCCGCTTCTTCCGACTATATCCATGAGGGAATCAAACGCGCCGAAGAACATAACGCCTCATGTGTGGTCTTGGAATTGAATACGCCGGGGGGCTTGCTGAAATCCACCCGATTGATCGTAACGGATTTTTTAACGTCGTCCGTTCCGGTCGTCGTGTATGTCTCCCCTTCAGGCTCTCAATCGGCGTCCGCCGGGGTTTTCATTACCCTCGCAGCGCACATCGCCGTCATGGCGCCGGGGACGAACATCGGGGCGGCGCATCCGGTCAGTATGCAAGGTGGAATGGATTCGACGATGTCCGAAAAGGTCACAAACGACGCGGCCGCCTTCATCCGGACAATCTCTGAAAAAAGACACCGCAACATCCTCTGGGCCGAAGAGGCGGTCCGCAAGAGTTTGTCCATCACCGAGACCGAAGCGCTGAAGAAAAATATCATCGACTTCATCGCGAGGAGCCGGGGTGCGCTCATGGACTCGCTGGATGGAAAGGCCATCGCCATGAACGATAGGACCGTCGTCCTCGCAACAAAAGGAGCGGCGATCGAATTTTGGGAAATGGGCTGGCAATACAAGATTCTCGACGCGATCAGCGACCCAAACGTCGCATACATTTTCATGATGATCGGCATCTATGGGTTGTTGTTCGAACTCTACAACCCGGGGGCGGTGTTCCCCGGCGTTGCGGGAGCTATTTCATTGCTGCTGTCATTCTATACGATGCACACGCTCCCGATCAATTATTCCGGCGCAGCCCTCATTGTACTGGGGATCATTCTTTTTCTTCTGGAATTAAAGATACACAGCTACGGGTTGCTCACCGTCGGCGGATCTCTTTCACTTTTTCTGGGCTCGATCATGCTTATTAATACCGATGTATGGTTTGAATTCCAGGACATCTCTTTGGGTGTCATCCTTCCGACCGTCTTGCTGACGGCGGCGTTCTTTGTGTTCGCTATCGGAGCCGGTTTGAGAGCCCAACGCCGCAAACCTGTGACGGGGGCCGAAGGGATCGTCGGCGAACGCGGCGTAGCATTGACCAAATTGAACCCGGAGGGACAGGTGAAAGTTCATGGCGAGATTTGGAACGCCGAAAGCATCGACGGGCCCTTGTCAAAAGACGCGCCGGTGGTCGTCTCGGAGATCCACGGATTGTCGATAAAAGTCAAAAAGGATACTTTAAAGAAGTAA
- the alaS gene encoding alanine--tRNA ligase: MNSRDIRQSFLDFFASKGHRIVPSAPVIPHGDPTLLFTNAGMNQFKEVFLGTGKRDYTRAADTQKCIRVSGKHNDLEEVGRDTYHHTFFEMLGNWSFGDYYKKEAIGWAWELLTGVWKLPKERLWATVYNTDDEAFNLWKNVTDINPSHVLRFAEKDNFWEMGETGPCGPCSEIHMDLTPEGNAPASLVNAGSPQVIEIWNLVFIQNNRTAQGELENLPMKHVDTGMGFERVCSVMVAMKNNFKRPASNYDSDVFTPLIDTISALSGKPYGNDGDADVAMRVIADHVRALTFAIADGAIPSNEGRGYVLRRILRRAARFGRNLGFREPFLFRLVNTLVQTMSHVFPEIQEQQEHIERVIKGEEEGFNQTLDRGLEIFGEAAQRAVSSTLKVISGEDAFKLYDTFGFPLDLTVLIAGEKGLHVDAGRFQALMEEQRHRSRSGSRATMAEIPGATEELSKKILTAKFDYDSLEEDVNGIEEIWINRVRSNAAREADYFLINKPVTPFYAESGGQVGDTGNVYVGEAVFEIVDTRKESNFIAHYLRNFASLAEMHNRLSKEKKAKLRVNKPRRLSIMRNHTATHLVHAALRKVLGTHVHQAGSLVAPEHLRFDFAHFAKVSEQELAEIENIVNEKIKEGVELTHWRNIPFEEAQNMGALMFFGDKYGDRVNVVQFGDFSKEFCGGTHVKNTGEIGFFKIRSESSSASGVRRIEAITSNFAVEYLKIQNISYKDRVEMGYQLIHEIQSLQKEIIRLSGGASPLSKEKTLNLDIQLRAMEQIPEVPAAVITAELTKEFVDLQARFRALEDYLLKLSERKKSFEKELARYNLKSAASDVEALVGKAGAVDGFKLVASKVTAADMETLKSIGDTLRSKMGSGVGLLASVIDDKVALVCVVSDDLIKTKNIQAGKIVGAVAKIVGGGGGGKPHLATAGGKDVAKLDEALGNVAAVVEGML, from the coding sequence ATGAACTCTCGCGATATACGACAATCCTTTCTCGACTTCTTTGCATCGAAGGGGCACCGCATCGTTCCGAGCGCGCCGGTGATACCGCACGGAGACCCGACACTGCTTTTCACGAACGCGGGAATGAATCAATTCAAAGAAGTTTTCCTGGGAACGGGGAAACGGGATTACACCCGCGCAGCCGATACACAAAAATGCATCCGCGTCAGCGGGAAACATAACGACCTCGAAGAAGTCGGCCGCGACACATATCATCATACGTTCTTTGAAATGCTCGGCAACTGGTCGTTCGGCGATTATTACAAGAAAGAAGCGATCGGATGGGCGTGGGAATTGTTGACGGGTGTTTGGAAACTTCCCAAGGAACGGCTCTGGGCAACCGTCTATAACACTGACGACGAAGCCTTCAACCTGTGGAAGAACGTTACCGACATCAATCCGTCACATGTTCTGAGGTTCGCCGAGAAGGATAATTTTTGGGAGATGGGGGAAACCGGTCCGTGCGGTCCATGTTCTGAGATCCATATGGACCTGACGCCCGAAGGGAACGCGCCGGCGTCGCTCGTCAACGCCGGTTCGCCGCAGGTGATCGAGATCTGGAACCTCGTCTTTATTCAGAACAATCGAACGGCACAAGGAGAACTCGAAAACCTGCCGATGAAACACGTCGACACCGGCATGGGATTCGAGCGTGTCTGTTCGGTGATGGTGGCGATGAAGAACAATTTCAAGCGTCCGGCCTCGAATTACGACTCGGATGTTTTCACTCCGCTCATCGATACAATTTCAGCATTATCGGGAAAGCCGTACGGCAACGATGGCGACGCCGATGTCGCGATGCGCGTCATTGCAGATCACGTTCGCGCACTCACATTTGCGATCGCCGACGGGGCCATTCCTTCAAACGAAGGACGCGGGTACGTGCTTCGGAGAATTCTCCGCCGGGCCGCAAGGTTCGGAAGGAATCTCGGATTCCGCGAGCCGTTCCTGTTCAGGCTGGTCAACACCCTCGTTCAGACGATGTCGCATGTCTTCCCGGAAATTCAAGAGCAGCAGGAGCACATCGAGAGGGTCATCAAGGGCGAGGAAGAAGGATTCAATCAGACGCTGGACAGGGGGTTGGAAATTTTCGGGGAAGCGGCACAACGAGCTGTGAGTTCAACGTTGAAAGTGATAAGCGGCGAAGATGCATTTAAATTATACGATACCTTCGGATTTCCGCTGGACCTGACAGTCCTCATTGCGGGCGAAAAGGGATTGCATGTTGATGCGGGAAGATTTCAGGCGCTCATGGAAGAGCAGCGCCATCGTTCAAGAAGCGGCAGCCGTGCAACAATGGCTGAGATTCCGGGGGCGACTGAAGAACTATCCAAGAAAATTCTGACCGCAAAATTCGATTATGACTCGCTTGAAGAAGATGTCAATGGCATCGAGGAAATTTGGATCAATCGCGTCCGATCAAATGCGGCTCGAGAAGCGGATTATTTTCTCATCAATAAGCCTGTCACCCCTTTTTATGCTGAATCGGGCGGGCAGGTAGGCGACACGGGCAACGTGTATGTTGGAGAAGCTGTTTTTGAAATTGTCGACACGCGCAAAGAATCCAATTTTATCGCCCATTACTTAAGAAATTTTGCTTCGCTTGCCGAGATGCATAATAGGCTGTCAAAGGAAAAGAAAGCAAAATTACGGGTCAATAAACCGCGCCGCCTTTCCATCATGCGCAACCACACTGCGACGCATCTCGTCCATGCGGCGCTGCGGAAGGTCCTCGGCACGCATGTGCACCAGGCGGGCTCGCTTGTTGCCCCCGAACATTTGCGGTTCGACTTCGCACATTTCGCAAAAGTGAGCGAACAGGAGCTGGCTGAGATCGAAAATATCGTCAACGAGAAGATCAAAGAGGGCGTTGAACTGACGCATTGGCGCAATATCCCGTTTGAAGAAGCGCAGAATATGGGGGCGCTGATGTTCTTCGGCGACAAATACGGCGACAGGGTGAATGTCGTGCAGTTCGGAGACTTCAGCAAGGAGTTCTGCGGCGGCACGCACGTGAAAAATACCGGGGAGATCGGGTTCTTCAAAATCCGCTCGGAGTCGAGCAGCGCCAGCGGCGTGCGGCGCATCGAGGCAATCACGAGCAATTTTGCGGTCGAGTATCTGAAAATTCAGAACATTTCATACAAAGATCGCGTCGAGATGGGATACCAGCTTATCCACGAGATCCAATCCCTCCAGAAAGAAATTATCCGGCTAAGCGGCGGCGCTTCCCCGCTGTCTAAAGAAAAGACGCTGAACCTCGACATTCAGCTCCGCGCGATGGAGCAGATCCCTGAAGTCCCTGCGGCTGTGATCACGGCAGAATTGACGAAGGAATTTGTCGACCTGCAGGCCCGTTTCCGTGCCCTGGAAGACTACTTGTTGAAGCTGTCGGAAAGAAAGAAATCGTTCGAAAAAGAACTGGCGAGATACAACCTGAAATCAGCGGCGTCGGACGTCGAAGCTCTTGTCGGAAAAGCGGGGGCAGTGGACGGATTCAAACTGGTTGCATCAAAAGTCACAGCGGCCGACATGGAAACGCTGAAGTCGATCGGCGACACGCTCCGCTCCAAGATGGGGAGCGGCGTCGGACTTCTCGCCTCGGTCATCGACGATAAGGTGGCGCTCGTCTGCGTTGTGAGCGACGATCTGATCAAGACAAAGAACATCCAAGCGGGAAAGATTGTCGGAGCCGTGGCAAAGATTGTCGGCGGAGGGGGAGGCGGGAAGCCGCATCTCGCGACGGCCGGAGGCAAAGATGTCGCAAAACTCGATGAAGCGCTGGGAAACGTCGCGGCGGTGGTAGAAGGAATGCTGTAA
- a CDS encoding geranylgeranylglyceryl/heptaprenylglyceryl phosphate synthase, with the protein MSVYQNLISAARTKGAGYFILVDPDKIDEKSFPKFIEQASEAGVDGFLVGGSLVLADTFEECIKTLKKIANVPVVIFPGSVQQISKEADAILYLSLLSGRNAEHIIGSQVTAAPIIRKMNLEAISTAYMLVESGRTTSAEFMSNTKPLPRNKPDIAVAHALAAELIGFKFIYLEAGSGAEQPVPDDMVAAVSHHCSVPLIVGGGIRTAEAAYKKVNAGAQFIVTGNVLEQNGTNGLMKEFASAIHHR; encoded by the coding sequence ATGTCGGTTTATCAAAATCTGATCTCTGCGGCAAGAACTAAAGGAGCGGGATATTTCATTCTCGTCGATCCCGACAAGATCGATGAAAAGAGTTTCCCTAAATTTATCGAGCAGGCCTCGGAGGCAGGCGTTGACGGATTCCTCGTCGGAGGAAGCCTTGTCCTTGCCGATACGTTTGAAGAGTGCATCAAGACTCTCAAGAAGATCGCGAACGTGCCGGTGGTGATCTTCCCCGGAAGCGTTCAGCAGATATCGAAAGAAGCCGATGCAATTCTGTATCTGTCGCTCCTGAGCGGGCGCAACGCCGAGCACATTATCGGAAGCCAAGTGACCGCCGCGCCGATCATCAGGAAAATGAACCTCGAAGCGATCTCCACGGCATACATGCTTGTGGAATCCGGACGAACGACGTCGGCGGAATTCATGAGCAACACCAAGCCGCTTCCGCGCAACAAGCCGGATATCGCGGTGGCCCATGCTCTTGCTGCTGAGCTTATCGGCTTTAAGTTCATCTATCTTGAGGCCGGCTCGGGCGCCGAGCAGCCCGTTCCCGATGACATGGTTGCCGCGGTATCGCATCATTGCTCCGTCCCCCTCATTGTCGGAGGAGGAATCCGCACCGCCGAAGCGGCTTACAAGAAAGTGAACGCGGGAGCACAATTTATCGTTACGGGAAATGTTCTGGAGCAAAACGGAACGAATGGATTAATGAAAGAGTTCGCTTCCGCAATTCATCATCGCTGA
- a CDS encoding BrxA/BrxB family bacilliredoxin encodes MIQPFRDELTTIGIRELRNAAEVDETLSQKKGTVLVVVNSVCGCAAGKARPAIAKALRHPNKPDVLTSVFAGQDMEATARAREWFGPIPPSSPSVALFKDGELVHFIPRFRIENRDADSIAADLTGAFDEYCNAEKVNV; translated from the coding sequence ATGATTCAGCCTTTCCGCGATGAGTTAACCACAATCGGAATCCGCGAATTGCGGAATGCCGCAGAGGTAGACGAGACACTGAGCCAGAAAAAAGGGACAGTGCTCGTCGTTGTGAATTCTGTCTGCGGATGTGCGGCAGGAAAAGCGCGGCCGGCGATCGCCAAGGCTCTCCGGCATCCGAATAAACCCGATGTGCTCACGAGCGTCTTTGCAGGCCAAGATATGGAAGCGACGGCGCGGGCGAGGGAGTGGTTCGGTCCAATTCCCCCATCGTCGCCCTCCGTGGCATTATTCAAGGACGGAGAGCTTGTGCATTTCATCCCCCGTTTCAGGATTGAAAACCGCGATGCGGATTCGATCGCCGCAGATTTAACGGGTGCGTTTGACGAGTACTGCAATGCGGAAAAAGTGAACGTGTAA
- a CDS encoding aconitate hydratase: protein MIFDLEMIKSVYAGLPAKVQAARKLVGRPLTLTEKILYAHYFETPPKAAERSVSYVDFAPDRVAMQDATAQMALLQFMSAGRKKVAVPSTVHCDHLIQAQVGAKGDLLRASEDNKEVYDFLASVSNKYGIGFWKPGGGIIHQVVLENYAFPGGMMIGTDSHTPNAGGLGMIAIGVGGADAVDVMAGMPWELKFPKIIGIHLTGKLNGWTSAKDVILKVAGILTVKGGTGAIIEYFGEGTKSISCTGKGTICNMGAEIGATTSVFPFDSRMADYLRATERGEVASLAEGVAEFLMPDKDIIAGPEKFYDRVIEINLSELEPHVNGPFTPDLAWPISEFAAAVRKNNYPEELKVALIGSCTNSSYEDIERSASVAKQALQKGLKARSEFTITPGSEQIRATIERDGQLKTLTEIGGLVLANACGPCIGQWKRHDVAMGEKNSIITSYNRNFTGRNDANPATHAFVASPEIVTAFALAGKLTFNPLTDTVVNAKGEVVKLDPPKGDELPKRGYTPGERGFVEPVKDGSSVQVNVDPKSDRLQVLEPFRAWEGKDLENLRVLVKVKGKCTTDHISPAGKWLKYRGHLDNISNNMFSGAVNAFSGEAGKGRNVLSGEVKEFSAVARDYKSKGIGWVTIGDENYGEGSSREHAAMEPRFLGGRAIIVKSFARIHETNLKKQGMLALTFKNPADYDLIKEDDVLAIKGLQTFAAGVPLQLEAKHSNGKVDTILVNHSFNEGQIKWFKAGSALNAMKN from the coding sequence ATGATTTTCGATCTCGAAATGATCAAGAGCGTGTACGCCGGACTGCCGGCAAAAGTTCAAGCCGCCAGAAAACTCGTCGGGCGTCCGCTGACGCTGACGGAAAAAATATTGTATGCTCATTATTTTGAAACGCCGCCAAAAGCGGCGGAACGAAGTGTTTCGTACGTCGACTTTGCTCCGGACAGAGTTGCAATGCAGGACGCGACGGCGCAGATGGCGCTTCTCCAGTTTATGTCGGCAGGAAGGAAAAAAGTCGCAGTGCCTTCGACGGTACATTGCGACCACCTGATCCAGGCGCAGGTCGGCGCAAAAGGAGATTTGTTGAGGGCGAGTGAGGACAACAAGGAAGTGTATGATTTCCTTGCGAGCGTTTCGAACAAATACGGGATCGGTTTCTGGAAGCCGGGAGGCGGAATCATCCACCAGGTGGTGCTGGAAAATTATGCATTTCCCGGCGGCATGATGATCGGCACGGATTCGCACACCCCGAACGCCGGAGGGCTGGGCATGATTGCCATCGGCGTCGGCGGCGCGGATGCGGTCGATGTGATGGCGGGAATGCCGTGGGAATTAAAGTTCCCAAAAATTATCGGCATTCATTTGACGGGAAAGCTGAACGGCTGGACATCAGCGAAAGACGTGATTCTCAAAGTGGCCGGGATCCTTACGGTAAAAGGAGGAACCGGCGCAATTATCGAGTATTTCGGCGAAGGAACGAAATCGATCTCGTGCACCGGCAAAGGAACCATCTGCAATATGGGGGCGGAGATCGGAGCGACGACTTCCGTGTTCCCGTTCGATTCCCGGATGGCGGACTATCTTCGCGCGACGGAGCGGGGTGAGGTAGCCTCGCTCGCCGAGGGGGTCGCCGAATTCCTGATGCCGGACAAAGACATCATTGCCGGTCCCGAAAAATTCTATGACCGGGTCATTGAGATTAATTTGAGCGAACTCGAACCGCATGTGAACGGTCCGTTCACGCCCGACCTGGCATGGCCGATCTCTGAGTTTGCCGCTGCGGTGAGAAAGAACAATTATCCCGAAGAATTAAAGGTAGCGCTCATCGGAAGCTGCACCAACTCTTCGTATGAAGATATCGAGCGTTCGGCATCCGTCGCAAAACAGGCCCTCCAAAAGGGGTTGAAGGCAAGATCGGAGTTCACGATTACACCCGGCAGCGAACAGATTCGAGCGACGATCGAACGCGACGGACAGCTCAAAACTTTGACCGAAATCGGCGGACTTGTCCTCGCCAACGCATGCGGTCCATGTATCGGACAATGGAAACGGCACGACGTCGCGATGGGAGAAAAAAATTCCATCATCACTTCCTACAATCGGAATTTCACCGGACGCAATGACGCCAACCCGGCCACGCATGCGTTTGTTGCGAGCCCCGAAATCGTCACCGCATTCGCGCTGGCGGGAAAATTGACGTTCAATCCGCTCACCGATACCGTTGTCAATGCAAAAGGGGAAGTGGTGAAGCTCGATCCTCCCAAGGGGGATGAGCTTCCGAAAAGGGGATACACGCCCGGGGAACGGGGATTTGTCGAGCCCGTGAAAGACGGTTCCTCCGTCCAGGTGAACGTGGATCCAAAAAGCGATCGGCTTCAGGTGCTGGAGCCGTTCAGGGCATGGGAGGGGAAGGATCTGGAAAACCTCCGCGTGCTGGTGAAAGTGAAGGGAAAATGTACGACCGATCATATTTCTCCCGCGGGAAAGTGGCTGAAGTACCGCGGTCATCTCGATAACATCTCCAACAATATGTTCAGCGGTGCGGTCAATGCTTTTTCGGGAGAGGCCGGCAAAGGGAGAAATGTATTGTCGGGCGAAGTAAAGGAATTTTCAGCCGTAGCACGCGATTACAAGTCGAAAGGAATCGGCTGGGTGACGATCGGCGATGAGAATTACGGAGAAGGGTCCTCACGTGAACACGCCGCGATGGAGCCCCGTTTTCTCGGCGGGCGGGCGATCATCGTGAAGAGCTTTGCAAGGATCCATGAGACAAATTTGAAGAAACAAGGGATGCTCGCTTTGACGTTCAAGAATCCGGCCGACTATGATTTGATCAAAGAGGATGATGTTCTTGCCATCAAAGGCCTGCAAACATTTGCAGCGGGTGTTCCGTTGCAGCTTGAAGCGAAACACAGCAACGGAAAAGTCGATACCATTCTCGTGAATCATTCCTTCAACGAGGGGCAGATCAAATGGTTCAAAGCGGGAAGCGCGTTAAATGCAATGAAGAATTAG
- a CDS encoding ATP-dependent Clp protease adaptor ClpS, whose protein sequence is MDEKPQADSDVLEDVVDETKVKDPVRAILFNDEVHTFDEVINQLIKALRCDHAKAEALTWEVHNTGKSCVYTGELRRCLEITRILEEIELMTQIEV, encoded by the coding sequence ATGGACGAGAAACCTCAGGCAGATTCCGATGTCCTGGAAGACGTCGTTGACGAGACAAAGGTAAAGGATCCTGTCCGGGCGATCCTTTTTAATGATGAGGTCCACACGTTCGACGAGGTCATCAACCAGCTGATCAAAGCGCTGCGATGCGACCACGCAAAAGCAGAAGCGTTGACGTGGGAAGTCCATAACACGGGCAAGTCGTGCGTGTACACCGGAGAGTTGAGGCGCTGCCTTGAAATCACGCGCATCCTCGAAGAAATCGAATTAATGACACAAATTGAAGTATAG
- a CDS encoding four helix bundle protein, with translation MKEGNVVQVKSYAFSLHVVRLFQNKSEEKKNRNIFDQLFRSGTSIGANVEEAIGAQSRRDFYAKLNIAYKEARETHFWLRLLKDSGYLEQNIAQTLLDECTELLRIIGSILKTLRST, from the coding sequence ATGAAAGAGGGGAATGTTGTTCAGGTTAAGAGTTATGCATTTTCACTTCATGTTGTTCGGCTATTTCAAAATAAATCGGAGGAGAAGAAAAATCGGAATATTTTCGATCAACTTTTCCGGAGCGGGACATCGATTGGCGCCAATGTAGAGGAAGCGATTGGCGCTCAGTCACGAAGAGACTTTTACGCAAAGTTGAATATTGCCTATAAAGAAGCAAGAGAAACTCACTTTTGGCTCCGTTTATTGAAAGATTCCGGTTATTTGGAACAAAACATAGCTCAAACTTTGTTGGATGAATGTACAGAGTTATTACGAATTATCGGATCAATTTTGAAAACCCTGCGATCAACATGA
- a CDS encoding slipin family protein: MEPIGVLLIIIIFFGVIILSNAIRILSEYERGVIFRLGRMIGVKGPGLILLIPIVDKMIRVSLRTVVLDVPPQDVITKDNVSIKVNAVVYFRVVQPDKAIVSVENYIYATSQLAQTTLRSILGQFELDDLLAQRDKINHELQMIIDQHTEPWGIKISTVEVKQIDLPPEMQRAMAKQAEAERERRAKVVHAEGELQASAKLGEAASIIQKNPIALQLRYLQTLTEVASENNSTTIFPFPIELLTPFIEAYKKK; this comes from the coding sequence ATGGAGCCGATCGGAGTCCTCTTAATCATTATCATCTTTTTTGGAGTGATCATACTCTCGAACGCCATCCGTATTTTGTCCGAATACGAACGGGGCGTCATCTTCCGGCTTGGAAGGATGATAGGCGTGAAAGGGCCGGGATTGATCCTGCTCATCCCCATTGTTGACAAAATGATTCGCGTCAGCCTTCGGACCGTGGTGCTGGATGTTCCTCCGCAAGATGTCATCACGAAAGACAACGTGTCGATCAAAGTGAACGCAGTGGTCTACTTCCGCGTCGTCCAGCCGGACAAGGCGATCGTGAGCGTGGAAAACTACATCTACGCCACATCGCAGTTGGCGCAGACAACGCTCCGCAGCATCCTCGGACAATTTGAGCTGGACGATCTGCTCGCCCAGCGGGATAAGATCAACCATGAGCTTCAGATGATCATCGACCAGCATACGGAGCCGTGGGGGATAAAAATTTCAACGGTGGAAGTGAAGCAGATCGACCTTCCCCCGGAGATGCAGCGAGCCATGGCGAAACAGGCGGAGGCGGAACGCGAACGGCGGGCAAAAGTTGTCCATGCCGAAGGAGAATTGCAGGCAAGCGCGAAACTTGGCGAAGCAGCCTCGATCATCCAAAAGAATCCGATCGCTCTCCAACTGCGGTATCTTCAAACATTGACCGAGGTCGCGTCGGAAAATAATTCGACGACCATCTTCCCCTTCCCGATAGAGCTGCTCACTCCATTCATTGAAGCCTATAAGAAAAAATAG